The proteins below come from a single Ovis aries strain OAR_USU_Benz2616 breed Rambouillet chromosome 18, ARS-UI_Ramb_v3.0, whole genome shotgun sequence genomic window:
- the ARPIN gene encoding arpin isoform X2, whose protein sequence is MSRIYHDSALRNKAVRSARLPGAWDPAAHQRGDGVLLEGELLDVSRHSVSDAHGRKERYYVLYIRPSCIHRRKFDPKGNEIEPNFSATRKVNTGFLMSSYKVEAKGDSDRLTPEALKGLVNKPELLALTESLTPAETVAFWMPESEMEAMELELGAGVRLKTRGDGPFLDSLAKLEAGTVTKCNFAGDGKTGTSWTDNIMAQKSSEGAVSETREQGDGAADEEWDD, encoded by the exons ATGAGCCGCATCTACCACGACAGCGCCCTCCGCAACAAGGCGGTGCGGAGCGCGCGGCTGCCGGGGGCCTGGGACCCTGCCGCTCACCAGCG ggGAGATGGCGTCCTGCTGGAGGGAGAATTACTCGATGTATCCCGGCACAGCGTCTCGGATGCCCACGGCAGGAAG GAGCGCTACTACGTGCTGTATATCCGGCCGAGTTGCATCCATCGCCGAAAGTTTGACCCCAAGGGAAATGAAATTGAGCCCAACTTCAGCGCCACCAGGAAGGTGAACACAGGCTTCCTCATGTCCTCTTACA AGGTGGAAGCCAAGGGTGACTCGGACAGACTGACGCCCGAGGCGCTGAAGGGGCTGGTGAATAAGCCGGAGCTGCTTGCGCTGACAGAGAGCCTCACCCCCGCTGAGACAGTGGCCTTCTGGATGCCTGAGTCAGAGATGGAAGCCATGGAGCTCGAGCTCGGGGCTGGGGTACGGCTGAAAACTCGAGGAGACGGCCCCTTCCTGG ATTCATTAGCCAAACTCGAGGCTGGAACAGTGACCAAGTGTAATTTCGCTGGTGATGGGAAGACGGGAACATCCTGGACAGACAACATCATGGCCCAGAAGTCTTCGGAGGGGGCTGTAAGCGAGACTCGAGAGCAGGGGGATGGTGCAGCAGATGAGGAGTGG GACGACTGA
- the ARPIN gene encoding arpin isoform X1: MSRIYHDSALRNKAVRSARLPGAWDPAAHQRGDGVLLEGELLDVSRHSVSDAHGRKERYYVLYIRPSCIHRRKFDPKGNEIEPNFSATRKVNTGFLMSSYKVEAKGDSDRLTPEALKGLVNKPELLALTESLTPAETVAFWMPESEMEAMELELGAGVRLKTRGDGPFLDSLAKLEAGTVTKCNFAGDGKTGTSWTDNIMAQKSSEGAVSETREQGDGAADEEWVGPERRLWAWRWCGFSLSGVLYGLVAVGW, translated from the exons ATGAGCCGCATCTACCACGACAGCGCCCTCCGCAACAAGGCGGTGCGGAGCGCGCGGCTGCCGGGGGCCTGGGACCCTGCCGCTCACCAGCG ggGAGATGGCGTCCTGCTGGAGGGAGAATTACTCGATGTATCCCGGCACAGCGTCTCGGATGCCCACGGCAGGAAG GAGCGCTACTACGTGCTGTATATCCGGCCGAGTTGCATCCATCGCCGAAAGTTTGACCCCAAGGGAAATGAAATTGAGCCCAACTTCAGCGCCACCAGGAAGGTGAACACAGGCTTCCTCATGTCCTCTTACA AGGTGGAAGCCAAGGGTGACTCGGACAGACTGACGCCCGAGGCGCTGAAGGGGCTGGTGAATAAGCCGGAGCTGCTTGCGCTGACAGAGAGCCTCACCCCCGCTGAGACAGTGGCCTTCTGGATGCCTGAGTCAGAGATGGAAGCCATGGAGCTCGAGCTCGGGGCTGGGGTACGGCTGAAAACTCGAGGAGACGGCCCCTTCCTGG ATTCATTAGCCAAACTCGAGGCTGGAACAGTGACCAAGTGTAATTTCGCTGGTGATGGGAAGACGGGAACATCCTGGACAGACAACATCATGGCCCAGAAGTCTTCGGAGGGGGCTGTAAGCGAGACTCGAGAGCAGGGGGATGGTGCAGCAGATGAGGAGTGGGTAGGTCCAGAGAGACGGCTGTGGGCCTGGCGTTGGTGTGGTTTCTCTCTTTCGGGAGTTTTGTATGGACTGGTTGCGGTTGGGTGGTAG